The DNA region GGCTTGCCGACAGGCTGACAATAAATCAATATCTGGAAAATTACTATAATGCTGATCCTTTGCATAATACCTATGTTCCATATTTCTGGTGGGAAAAAACAGAACAAAAGCTGCTGCCCGAACCAGAAGTTAATAAGATTATCGGTGACCCTTCACTGGTTCCATCTGAAACAAAAAAAATTGTTACAAAGTATTTGAATGATATCACAGGAATCTCATCGATAAACGACAACGACAGGCTTTCTAACGATCTGGGATTAGACAGTCTGAAAATAGTTGAGCTTATGGGATGGATAGAAAACGAATTCGGTTTTACCATAGATGATGTTGGTGCTCTTAAAACCGTTGGAGATTGTTATCTTGCCGCATGTGGTCAAATAATCGGAAAAAAGGTGGAAACATTAAAACATGTACCATCCGGATGGTTTAAAGACAAGTCACAAGCGCCCCTTACCCTTCCTGCCGGAGAATCCATAGCAGATCTTTTTCTGTCACAGGCACGCTTAAATCCGGGGAAAATTATTTTATCCGATCAAATAAGCGGTGCAAAAACATATCGTGAACTTGTAATTGCGGTTATGTTATTAAAAACAGAGATGGAAAAAATGCCCGGAAATGTTATCGGAATAATGCTTCCTGCATCCGTAAGCGCTGCTATTGTTTTTCTTGCTGTAATGTTTAGCGGTAAAATACCTGTTATGATAAACTGGACGGTAGGGACTATTTTTATGCAGCATTGCTTAAATACAGCATCTGTAAAAAACATTATTACTGCTAAAGCTTTGCTTGAAAAACTGAAAAATCAGGGTTTGGATTATTCTTCAATAGATGTTAACTGGGTAGAACTTGAAAACATAGCAAAAAACATATCAACATTTCAAAAAGCATCGGCTTTTATAAAAAGCAGTATTTCCTTAAAGTCTCTTTCAAAGGTAATAATATCGGATACGGCAGCTATTTTGTTTACAAGCGGCTCGGAAGCAAAACCCAAAGCGGTTCCGCTTTCACACAATAATTTTATAAGTAATTTGAAAGATTTTTCCACGGTTTTACACTTTTTCTCAAATGATCGCCTGCTTGGAATGCTTCCACCTTTTCATTCACTGGGGCTTGCCGGCACTATTATCCTGCCGTTATGTGCAGGGCTTAAAACCGTGTATCACCCAAATCCCACTGAAGCTGTTTCAATTGCAGGCCTGATAGCTGCATATAAAGTTTCCTTACTTTTGGGAACTCCGACTTTTATTAATGGAATAATAAATGCAGCCAAGGCGCAGGATCTTTCAAGCATAAGACTTGTTTTTACCGGTGCGGAAAAATGCCCTGATCATGTTTATGATCTTTTCAACAAAACCTGCCCCAAAGCAGTAATGTGTGAAGGCTATGGTATTACTGAATGTTCTCCTGTTGTTAGTGTAAATTCCGATAAAAATCCTTCTCCTGGAACAATCGGCAAAATACTTCCTTCTATGGAATATGCTATAATTCATCCTGAAAAGAAAACTAAAGTTTTTGCAGATGAACAGGGATTGCTTCTGGTGAAAGGGCCGAATGTTTTTGCAGGTTACTTGACAGATGATGCCAAATCACCTTTTGTTGAATTTGAAGGCAAATATTTCTTTGACACCGGAGATCTTGTAAAAGAAGATATGTACAAAATATTAACATTTTGTGGCAGATTAAAACGTTTTATAAAACTTGGCGGAGAAATGGTTTCACTTCCCGCTATAGAGAGCGTTCTTTTAAACGCTTTATCGGATCAAAACGAAGAAGGGCCTGTGCTTGCTGTTGGAGCTACATCTTCAGAATATCATCCTGAAATAATACTTTATACCGCAAAAGATATTGAACGTGAAGAAGTAAATAATATTATTCGCCAAAGCGGTTTATCCGGTTTGCACAATGTTAGAAAGGTAATAAAACTTGATAAGATCCCTGTTCTTGGAAGCGGAAAAACGGATTATCAAAGCCTTAAGAATCTGATGGACTCGTAAAAAAGTCGGTTCCTCGCTATTTCGTGTGGGTGACTCTCACCCTTGGATGCAATTCGATAAACATAGGGCCACAACAAAACCTTATCTGACAGGATTTACATGATTAACAGGATGTGATTTGTCAGACCGCTCCAGAAGAGCGGTCTGAAACACGCAGCCGATTACTTTGTTGGTTACGTCTTCTTTCTCCACCGGATTACCCTCATCGCCGCAGGCGATGGTTTATTGCCTGACCGGCTTCCGGCCGGTCGGCAACATCCTGTCCATCCTGTTAATCCTGTCTAAAAACCTTGGTTAATAAATGCCTTGCGGCAACTGTTTACCCACACAAAACAGCGAAGAGCCAAAAAGTCCATCAGCCCACACAACCCAAACCCGGGTCCTGAACGGCTATCTTCCTGCGTTCCCGTTTCTTTTTTTTTATCTGGCACAAAAGTGTTTTGTAAACCGGAAAACCGGATATTTCATCAAGCTGTCCCATATCCGTTAATTCATTAACATTGGCCTCTTTCCATTCATCAGGTCCCAACGGGCCGCCACCACCAACCTGTGCATAAGCAAAGCCTTTCATTATTTTTTCCGTTACAAGTGCTCTCATCAGCACCGAACCGCGGGCTGTTTTAATACTTACTTTGTTTCCCGTTTCTATACCACGTTCTTTGGCATCTATTTTATTCATTTGAACAACAGGAGAAGGATATATCTCTATAAATGCCGGTATGGCGCGCAGACAGGATTTCATGTCGGGTTTTAAAGGACCTGTTCCTAAAATAAGAGGATATTTTTCTGACAACTTGGGATTAACTGTATACGTTTCAAGAGTTTCTTCATATTTGGGAATACCGCTGTATCCGTATTTTTCAAGAATTGTGGATTTTATTTCAAATTTACCTGAAGGTGTGTCAAATCCAGGCTTGCCGTCGCTTCGCAAAAGACCTTTTTCCCATTTTCTGTATTCTGTCCGTGTCCCGGAAATTTTGATCACATTCCTGTCGGCATTCATTAAATCTTCTACCGTAAAGCCTGATTCACTCAATATATATTCGAGAAGTTCTTTCTGATTCTGCGGATAGAGATGCCCGTATCCTAAACGTTTGGCCAGCTCCGCAAAAAAATCATAACCGGATCTTGCCTCATAAAGAGGTTCTATTATCTTTTCTCTTAATCTTAATGAAGACCCATAATAGCAATAAGATGACTGTTCAAATGCCGTTGTTGCAGGAAGTACTATGTCAGCATAGGCAGCGTCTGCTGTAAACTGCAAATCCATGGTAACCAGAAAATCCAGCTCCTGCAAAGCTTTTCGCCAAAGGCCCGGATTAGGCCAGGATGTTATAAGCGATGCCCCGTATATAATCATTGCCCTGATCTTATACGGATCTGCATCTATTATGGATTTAGGCAAAAGGCTGGCATGGGGCTCTCCGCCGCAATAATAAGAATAAACCGGAAACTTGCCATTGCCGATTGATTTTTCAAATCCGGGAGTTTCAATCTGTTTGCTTTTGCATATTGGAATGCGATTTTCTTTTCTTGCAAAGCATCTTCCACCTTCAACATCAAGCTGTCCGGCAAGCGCCCACAATACCATTACTGCACGTATATTCTGAACCCCGCTTTTTGTATATTCCAGACCCGTATACATTACATAGGATGCGCCTTCGGCATCTGCAATGCTTTTGGCCAGACTTTCAATTCTGTCTTTATCTATTCCTGTAATTTTTGATACATATTCAGGCGTAAAATCTTTTACATACTCACGGAATTCATCAAATCCCAAAGTCCAGTTTTCGGCAAAATCTGCATCGTAAAGATTATCTCTTATAAGAATATGAGACAAGCCCAAAGCCAATGCGCCGTCCGACCCAGGCCTGATAGGAAGCCATTCACTGCCTTCAAGCTCTGTTGCTTTTGTTTTTCTGGGATCTATTACTATAATTTCTGCGCCTTCTTCAGAGGCAATTTTTAAGCGTTTAAACATCTCAGGTGGCGTGGAAGTAGAGGGATCAGTACCCCATACCAGTATAAGATCCGAATTATCAACATCGGAAAACATATCGATGTGTAAACATCCCATTGTAAGTTTTGGGGCAAGAACACCCAATGATGTATAACACGGTGCGCCTACACCAAATGAATTCGGAGAACCGAAAGGAAATAATACGCTTGATGCCAGATAAATTTTCGATCCCTTTAACTGGAATACATCCTTAAAAGATCTTTCATAGGAACCTGTACCGGCATAAATACCTACCGTTTCCGGCCCGAAGTTCTTCTTCAGTTCGTTTAATTTATCGGTAATAGTCTCAAAAGCCTCGTCCCAGGAGATTTCTTCAAATTCATATGTCCCCTTAGGGCCTGTCCTTTTTAAGGGATGCTTTAGCCTTTTGTCAGAATATACGATTTGTTTTGCACTGCCTGCAATGGGACACAGAATATTACCGGAAGGAGCATCCGGGTCCGGTTCCAGCCAGTCTATTTTACCTTCTATATCAAAATGTATAATAGCGCCACAGCCAGGGCTATGAAAACATAAACCGCAAATTCCGTATTTTTTATCCAATTTTGATAACCTCTTAATACTATTACTGCTGACTTAAAATCATATTATTTTCGCGTACCCACTATAAATTGCGAATTGATATACTCCCACAGATTTTCCGTTTTTCTTATTTTCCAGGAAACATTGCCTTTATCCATTATTTCCAGGGGCGGATCAAATATGTTGTTTTCCCCCAAAAAGAGGCTTTTTATAGTATCTATACCACGCTTGTTCCCGTTTCCGTTTTCCACACCGCCCAACCAATGCTTAGGGTCAGATACCGACTCATCCCAGGAAAAGGGATCGGAAAAAACAAGCATTGATTTTTCATTATTTAAAACCCTGTTTATATCCGCCAAATGCTGTATCGGGCGAGAAACCTTTTCCAGTACGTTTATAGAAGTTACCGTAGAAAAAGTATTTTTGGTAAACGGCAGCCTTAATGCATCTGCTACAATAAAATCAATTCTGTCATAATTCCAGGTGCTGTCAAAATCACATGAACGTTCTTCGGTAAGCAAGCCTTCTATGGTCAAATCGAAATTCAGGCTTTTTTTAAACAACAATTCCCGTGCTTTTTTAATAAAAGATATGGAAGTATCAATACCTATTACATTAGAATGAGATCTGCTTAATTCAAACGACAATCTCCCGACCGAACATCCGATATCAAGGGCAAAACCGCCTGATTCCCCGAAAAATGAAGACCACACCTTATAAGCGTCGGTTGCACAGGGGTCATTGAACATATCGGAAAAATGACTCCACAGATACGAAGACAACATGCTTTTTGAATTATATCCCGAAGCATCGGATATAACCTGCATTGTTAGTTCAGGTAAAATTACCGCAATACCGTCATGTATTACATAAGATCTTTTGCAGGAAGGGCACAAAAGTTCGCCTTCTATTACATCTTCTTTTTGCTCTTCTTTAATATCTATATCCAGAGAAATTTCTTCATTTAAACATTCCGGGCATATCAGCTTATCTATTAACCATTTTTTCATTTAAAACGCCTTTCTTGAAATTTCACATAACTGCGGCAAAACATTATCGTAATAAATCTCCTATTTGAATAATATTAAGCATCATATAACTAAAAACAAGTTTAGATTTCACAGGCAGTGATTTTATTAGGCAACTTTGCAAAGATAATGAAGATTGAAACTATCATTCTCCATTTCACAAACTTCAATATATTCAAACCCGGCTTCCGCCAGCAGCTTTTCCGCTTTTTCCCTGCCCCACATCATGCCAAGGCCGGTCCCATTATCATTTAAACCTATCGGCATGCAATGCATAAGGCTTACCGTATACAAAAATGCCCCCATAGGATGAGCCATGTTGTCTGCCAGATTCGAAGATGCCTTTATATCTACCATTGAAAACATACCACCCGGAGCAAGCATATATCGAATGCTCTTAAGCGTTTTAAGCGGATGGCTTTGATCATGTATGGAATCAAAAGCGCAAACATAATCAAATTTTTGCATAAATTCTTCTTTCTCACAAATTGCCGCCGCATCAAGCTCCACGCAAATGACATTTAAAAGTCCCATCTGCTTAGCCTTTGCCCCGGCAGTATTGATTGCTTTACTATGATTATCTATACCGGTGAAAGTACTTTCGGGAAATGCTTTAGCCATAAGATGTAAAGCCACTCCCTGACCGCAGCCAAGATCACAAACACTTATTCCGCTTTTAAGACGCTCAACCAGTTTACCTTTGTCAACAGATGGTAGAAAATATTGTATAAGCACTTCGTTATGTTTTGCATTGGAAAGTTCTGTCATAAATTGCTGGAAATCAGGATACTGCGAAAAAGGAATCCCACCCCCTGTTTTAAAGCCTTTGTTAACAGAATCCATAGCACAAGATGTGAGCAATGGAATTTCCTGGGTATAAACTCCTAAATTATTACTTCCCGACTTCCGGGTTAAAAATGATGCATGTTCAGGCGGCAGATAATATTGATCTACGCCGTCTTTGGTATGGGACAGTTCAATGATTTTGCCGGTAACCATTATACCAAGCCATTCCTTAAGATAACGTTCGTTAAGATTCGAAGCAAAAGCAATTTGTGCAATAGTAACAGGTTTGCCAAGATCCTCAAGAATATCGAAAATTTCGTTTTTATAACCAATTCCCATGGCAAGATTCAAAGCACCATAGTTTAAAATGTCATTCATTGTTTTTGAAAAATCACTCATTTTAGCTCCATCAAATTATAGTATTTTCCCTCTCCACTCGTGGGAGAGGGCCAGGGTGAGGGGGAAATTCAGAACCAATCCATTTCCTCCACAAGAGCTTAAAAGTTGCAAATCGAAACAAAATAAATTTCAGTTCAGCTATTATCATATTATGTATTTTTTGTAAATTTTGGGATTGGAGATGCACAGGGTAATTGCATTTAGAAATAATAAAAACTGTTGATTTAATCAATGCAAAGTGATAGCGGAATTTAAGTATTAATGTTCATTATACAATTTTTGAAATTTTCTGGAACAAACAACCCTGTATCTAAATTTATTTTATTGTTCGCTCAAAAGGATTCAATATGACCGGATACAATCAAGCCCCAAATCTTCAGATAATTGAAGCATGGGGCTTTTGTTTTTTCTGAGATTGTGAAAAATCAGAAATTGGGTTTATGAATATGAGGTTCCAAATTGGCACTTCAAATTCACAGGTCACAAGATATACTCCAGACAATTTGAGACCTTTGAAAAGTGTTCAATTTTGTTCAAGTACAAGGAAGGGGAAAATTTAAACCGCAGGAATACATTGAGTATTTCGAGGATAGCGCTAAAGGTTAGCGCTTATGCTTCACTACGTGTCACTTCATGCGAAATTTAAGCCCAACGCAGAGATCGGCCAAAATGGGGCGTTTTGAAACTGGCTCATATAACCTCCTCTTTACGGATAGCTTAATAAATAGCATGATATCCGTAATATTGAAAAACGCATTATTGCAAAAATTTTGTCAATAGAATATATGTAGTTAAAATTTAAAATAAAACAAACCTTAGTCCTTTTGCAATTGGACTTAAACATTATAGGTTTATTTCTAAAACTTTATGTTGATCATACGAAATTACAAGATCACCTGAACTGGTGATCAACTTGTTATGGTTATTCATAATTGCAATATAGGAGTATCCCATGGGAAACTGGCTTGAAAAGATTGAAAAAAGTAAAGAATCTAAAGCGAATGCTGCGAGCCACCGAAGCGATAAATGGAGTAAACAATGGAATAATAAATATGATGATAGTAATGCAACTTATGAATCCAAAAAAGATAAAATATGTTTAAAGTATGGCAACATACGCTCAATCGCTTCGCGACTTAAAGATGCGACCGTTGATAACAGCGTTCCTATAAAGGTTAGCGGATTCTCCCTTAAATTGGGTCATTTCCCTACTATGTGGAAAAGCGAAAGAGGTAGCTCAGGAATAACTTCAGGAGGCGTACGACGAATTACGATTGAACCATGTAGGGGGGATTCTTTTCGTGTCTCAACCTGGCATGAAAATGCACTTTTTACAGAGCAAAATTCGTACATTAAGATTGACAATGTGTCTGAAGACGTAATCGTCTCTTGGCTCAAGTGGATTGTAACTGGTAAGGGCTGGATCAGACCAATGGATAAACTAAAATTGGCCGTGGTAACCTCAATTGGTTTACTTATTATATGGCTCATCATTAAATAGTACATACAATAAATGGGGAAAAGCTTTAAAAACTATGCGATAAAACAGAATTTTCCATAACACTGCATTGCACAGGACGCCAAACAGCGGGCGCCTGTGAATTTTCAGTTATGTGTAACAATAAGGAAATCATATTATGAGTGATGTTGTTTTCATATTAGGTGCTGGTGCATCAAAACAATGTGGCGCACCACTAATGGCAGATTTCCTAGATGTGGCCAGTCATTTATTGCGTGCAGGCCAAGTAAATGACAAAAAAGTACAATTTGAAAAAGTATTCAAGGCCATTGGGGCAATGCAGGCCGTCCACTCAAAAGCACAATTAGACCTCACAAACATAGAATCAATTTTCACTGCCCTTGAAATATCAAACGTACTTCGAAAATTACCCGGATTCGAAGCTGAAGAAATTGTTGAAGTAATTTCAGCACTTAAAGAAGTAATCGTAAAAACAATTGAATCTACAATGGAATTCCCAACAAGTAGTTCCTATATTGGAGTCCCAAAACCCTATGAAGAGTTTGCTGGGTTGGTCGAGCACCTGAGGAACGAATCCTTTCCAAAACAATCAGCTTCAATAATCACATTCAATTACGACATCGCCGTTGACATGGCACTTTTCAAAGCAGGTATGGGGCCAGACTACGGCATTCCACCAGACTCAAATTCACATAACCCAATCCCCCTGTATAAACTCCATGGTTCTTTAAATTGGGCCTCAAAAAAAGACAACGGCACAGTTTATCCACTGCAACTAAATCAATATTTCAACAAATACTCTGTAAGAGGTTGGGACAAGAAAAGCACATGTAAAATCCCAATAGGGACACAATTAAAAGAATATTTTTCAAAACATAGTGATGTGGAAGTAGAAGAAGAGCCTGTTATCGTCCCACCTACATGGAACAAAGCTGACCACCATCAGGCATTATCAAAAATTTGGGGTAAAGCAGCAGAACATTTAGGTGAAGCAAAATCGATATTTATCATTGGGTACTCACTCCCAGAAACAGATGCATTTTTTCGTCTTCTTTATGCATTTGGAACCGTAGGTGCTTCACCGTTAGAAAAAATAATAGTTTATAACCCCGACAATTCCGGTGATGTAAACAAACGGTTTAGAGAAATGTTGGGCCCTGGTGCTATTGCTCGATATGAATACAAAGAGTTGCGCTTTGATGAGGCAATCTCAGACATAAAAGGCCAATTTCCTAAAAGAAAATAAATACATAACAAGGCAAATTAACGCGGTCTGCCAAAAGCTGCGCCGCTTCGCTCTGCATCTTTTGGCATCCGGTTATTTATAACGTTAGCCATCAGGAGATTCCCAT from Pseudomonadota bacterium includes:
- a CDS encoding AMP-binding protein — protein: MFEIIIRFILIQLLKLRYSLQVTGLDAINNPNGKGILFLPNHPALIDPVIVMSLLHKSFKPRPLGDEVQTSKPVVRQIMKHLRPVIIPDMEKSDRSKSGQIRLAMKDIVDAIKNGDNVLIYPSGHIYRSYLEDVGGNAIVEHILKEIPDIKIVLVRTKGLWGSSFSYAGGKAPAVFSYISKYILSVFANGIFFIPKRKVTVEFKEPDDIPRLADRLTINQYLENYYNADPLHNTYVPYFWWEKTEQKLLPEPEVNKIIGDPSLVPSETKKIVTKYLNDITGISSINDNDRLSNDLGLDSLKIVELMGWIENEFGFTIDDVGALKTVGDCYLAACGQIIGKKVETLKHVPSGWFKDKSQAPLTLPAGESIADLFLSQARLNPGKIILSDQISGAKTYRELVIAVMLLKTEMEKMPGNVIGIMLPASVSAAIVFLAVMFSGKIPVMINWTVGTIFMQHCLNTASVKNIITAKALLEKLKNQGLDYSSIDVNWVELENIAKNISTFQKASAFIKSSISLKSLSKVIISDTAAILFTSGSEAKPKAVPLSHNNFISNLKDFSTVLHFFSNDRLLGMLPPFHSLGLAGTIILPLCAGLKTVYHPNPTEAVSIAGLIAAYKVSLLLGTPTFINGIINAAKAQDLSSIRLVFTGAEKCPDHVYDLFNKTCPKAVMCEGYGITECSPVVSVNSDKNPSPGTIGKILPSMEYAIIHPEKKTKVFADEQGLLLVKGPNVFAGYLTDDAKSPFVEFEGKYFFDTGDLVKEDMYKILTFCGRLKRFIKLGGEMVSLPAIESVLLNALSDQNEEGPVLAVGATSSEYHPEIILYTAKDIEREEVNNIIRQSGLSGLHNVRKVIKLDKIPVLGSGKTDYQSLKNLMDS
- a CDS encoding class I SAM-dependent methyltransferase, with product MSDFSKTMNDILNYGALNLAMGIGYKNEIFDILEDLGKPVTIAQIAFASNLNERYLKEWLGIMVTGKIIELSHTKDGVDQYYLPPEHASFLTRKSGSNNLGVYTQEIPLLTSCAMDSVNKGFKTGGGIPFSQYPDFQQFMTELSNAKHNEVLIQYFLPSVDKGKLVERLKSGISVCDLGCGQGVALHLMAKAFPESTFTGIDNHSKAINTAGAKAKQMGLLNVICVELDAAAICEKEEFMQKFDYVCAFDSIHDQSHPLKTLKSIRYMLAPGGMFSMVDIKASSNLADNMAHPMGAFLYTVSLMHCMPIGLNDNGTGLGMMWGREKAEKLLAEAGFEYIEVCEMENDSFNLHYLCKVA
- a CDS encoding methyltransferase domain-containing protein, encoding MKKWLIDKLICPECLNEEISLDIDIKEEQKEDVIEGELLCPSCKRSYVIHDGIAVILPELTMQVISDASGYNSKSMLSSYLWSHFSDMFNDPCATDAYKVWSSFFGESGGFALDIGCSVGRLSFELSRSHSNVIGIDTSISFIKKARELLFKKSLNFDLTIEGLLTEERSCDFDSTWNYDRIDFIVADALRLPFTKNTFSTVTSINVLEKVSRPIQHLADINRVLNNEKSMLVFSDPFSWDESVSDPKHWLGGVENGNGNKRGIDTIKSLFLGENNIFDPPLEIMDKGNVSWKIRKTENLWEYINSQFIVGTRK
- a CDS encoding molybdopterin-dependent oxidoreductase is translated as MDKKYGICGLCFHSPGCGAIIHFDIEGKIDWLEPDPDAPSGNILCPIAGSAKQIVYSDKRLKHPLKRTGPKGTYEFEEISWDEAFETITDKLNELKKNFGPETVGIYAGTGSYERSFKDVFQLKGSKIYLASSVLFPFGSPNSFGVGAPCYTSLGVLAPKLTMGCLHIDMFSDVDNSDLILVWGTDPSTSTPPEMFKRLKIASEEGAEIIVIDPRKTKATELEGSEWLPIRPGSDGALALGLSHILIRDNLYDADFAENWTLGFDEFREYVKDFTPEYVSKITGIDKDRIESLAKSIADAEGASYVMYTGLEYTKSGVQNIRAVMVLWALAGQLDVEGGRCFARKENRIPICKSKQIETPGFEKSIGNGKFPVYSYYCGGEPHASLLPKSIIDADPYKIRAMIIYGASLITSWPNPGLWRKALQELDFLVTMDLQFTADAAYADIVLPATTAFEQSSYCYYGSSLRLREKIIEPLYEARSGYDFFAELAKRLGYGHLYPQNQKELLEYILSESGFTVEDLMNADRNVIKISGTRTEYRKWEKGLLRSDGKPGFDTPSGKFEIKSTILEKYGYSGIPKYEETLETYTVNPKLSEKYPLILGTGPLKPDMKSCLRAIPAFIEIYPSPVVQMNKIDAKERGIETGNKVSIKTARGSVLMRALVTEKIMKGFAYAQVGGGGPLGPDEWKEANVNELTDMGQLDEISGFPVYKTLLCQIKKKKRERRKIAVQDPGLGCVG